The Syngnathus typhle isolate RoL2023-S1 ecotype Sweden linkage group LG14, RoL_Styp_1.0, whole genome shotgun sequence genome segment AAATCGTTGGTCTTAATTAAAAcacatgcatttaattgtatttagcccatgttttactttttaaatggtATAGCTTTcacgggaattttttttttctttttaaatggacATTTATTGCTCTGTCCGCCAAAAAAGTTCCCGAACCctagttttttatttaaattttatttaaacttttcttcccaggttttattttttcaagtacGAGTATTGTTTTTTCATGTACAATAATTCTGACCCCAATTAGTCATTTTTACTAATTAGTAATACACAATTACAGCGTAGAAAGATGGTGGCAAGCAAGATGCACGACCGTGCTTTGCTGCCACCTTCTGGATTGACTTGAATACTACAAATTTTCTTCATGCTGTTCATTtactgttttattattattatttaatcgaTGTATTtcaatttgaacagttttggaaagaaaaaaataatggggcaacatttgatttttttaaatggatgtACAACATTGCAAAATGTTACAACACGTACAATAGTTccttttaataataaaatgcaACTTTCAAGGGTTGTCCGTGTCTTCCGAACGCACTGCAATGGCCATGGCATCCATGACGATGCACTGATGTTTCTCCAGCTGATATTTATAAGTGAACCTCTGAGCGCACACGTCACAAGCAAACACCTTCTCGCCCGTGTGCGACCTCATGTGGATCCTCACGTAACTCTTATTGCTGAATCTTCTACGGCACAAGCGGCAGCCGAACAGCTTCTCGACCAAATTTTTCTGGCAGCCGCTTTTGCTCATGTGAGCTTCCATGTCATACCTATCTCGGAATCCTTTCCCGCAAACTGAGCAGAAATGGCCATGCTTGCCCATGTGTATATTCATGTGTCTGACCATGCGATGCTTAAAGGCGAATCTTTTATTGCACACTGAGCACGCAAACGGTTTCTCACCCGTGTGCGTGaccgtgtgtttttttaaatcgctCGTACTGAGAAACGTTTTACCGCATTCGAAGCATTTGCGGTTTTTGTCACTTTTGGCGTTCGAAACTTTTTTAGTGTTGTCGGTGTCCGAAGAGCGGGACGTCATATCCTCCGTATCAGATAGCGGCGCCAAGTAGTTTGCTCGCGAGTGGAGATCTTCGGCTTCTGCTGACAGGCATTGTCTCGACCTGCCGCCTTGTTTGTCCTCATTTTGACGTGGCAAAGGCTGACCGTCGTTGTTGTCTTCGGTCTTTACATGGACACCAGATGGTGTGAGCATGGTGATGCCAGCCTCCTGGCAGGCTCGACTATTCCACACCTCTTCCTCTTTAATGTGGGGGGGCTCCGCAGGCTCATCCCCCATTTCTTGACTCTCCACCAACACCTGCTGCACATCTgcaacacacaaagaaaacacaacTTGTGTATACTTGTTTTACTGGGTATACTATATAAATTTAATAAAACCCAATATTTTTGGCTTTATCTACATAATACTGTAAGTGATGAAATTGAATCGCTCATcgttgcatttttttgtttttgtcgtaGTGCTTAGAATAAACGGGCAAGACAAAAACGGTGGCTTCCTTGACTGCGATGGCGGACTGGCGAACTTCTCCGTCAATTACAACCAAGGTAACACACTCTGATTCTGTGATTTTTGTAAACAAACCTGTTCTGTTCAGTCGAACTTGAGGGTTGAGAATAGCGTCCAGTAGGTCGCGTTGTCGCTCGTTCTCCTTTTTGGTTCGACAAAGTTCCTCCTCGTACTCCGCGATGGTTCTTTCGAACAATCCGAAAATCTCTTCGACGGCCACGTTAAGACGCTGCTTCACCAACGATTTCAAAATTTTCACTTTACACATTTTGACACACTCACGATGGATCGCTGCTTGGTGcgaaatgtatttttctttccttcttaaGGGAGAAATGTGCTCTCGTGTGGATTGTGATGACCCAAAACGCCCGAGTAAACATTTCCGCCCAAAAAGCCATATTGCGCATGCGCATACTGAGCCGCCATCTTTGGCATGTTTACGGTACGCCATGAGGGATAAAATAGATTATCACTATTACGTTTGCAATTAAACAACCATAGTTGGTTTAATTCAACCAAATCTCGACATGTATTTTTAACTATCCACCAACCATGTAATTAGAAACATTACCAGAATAAAACCAAGAATTAATTATTATTcgattaatattttatttcttcaaATATGATTTTCGAACCATATTTTACATGGACATTAACAATTGTACCTGTGTCTTTTCGGACAATTTTCTTCAATTTATGACAAAcacaatgaagaaatgacctggataaaaaaaa includes the following:
- the LOC133167202 gene encoding zinc finger protein 691-like yields the protein MCKVKILKSLVKQRLNVAVEEIFGLFERTIAEYEEELCRTKKENERQRDLLDAILNPQVRLNRTDVQQVLVESQEMGDEPAEPPHIKEEEVWNSRACQEAGITMLTPSGVHVKTEDNNDGQPLPRQNEDKQGGRSRQCLSAEAEDLHSRANYLAPLSDTEDMTSRSSDTDNTKKVSNAKSDKNRKCFECGKTFLSTSDLKKHTVTHTGEKPFACSVCNKRFAFKHRMVRHMNIHMGKHGHFCSVCGKGFRDRYDMEAHMSKSGCQKNLVEKLFGCRLCRRRFSNKSYVRIHMRSHTGEKVFACDVCAQRFTYKYQLEKHQCIVMDAMAIAVRSEDTDNP